The Rhododendron vialii isolate Sample 1 chromosome 8a, ASM3025357v1 genome has a window encoding:
- the LOC131335164 gene encoding nucleotide pyrophosphatase/phosphodiesterase-like isoform X1: protein MLANVGTSSKKKWTPTSFFFPTSSCSHWWWLLFWAPIQFQAILKPVTKSASRRFRKSQSKKPFTRSMSRPPLVFTLVFLAWSSSNCYDANDSEEQTPDLCSAPIKYKYVNSSNSRYTNTGKASLKFQLINQRADFSFALFTGGLSNPKLVAVSENITFANPKVPLYPRLALGKSWDEMTVTWTSGYNIDEAIPFVEWGFKGDLQRPSPAGTLTFHRNSMCGSPARTVGWRDPGFIHTSFLKDLWPNTMYTYRMGHLLSSGSYVWSKTYSFKSSPYPGQDSLQRVIIFGDMGKAERDGSNEYSNYQPGSLNTTDQLIKDLENIDIVFHIGDMTYSNGYISQWDQFTSQVEPIASTVPYMVASGNHERDWPNTGSFYDTKDSGGECGVLAETMFYVPAENRAKFWYPTDYGMFHFCIADTEHDWREGSEQYKFIESCLASADRQKQPWLIFAAHRVLGYSSGLYYGLEGSFEEPMGRESLQKLWQKYKVDMAFYGHVHNYERTCPIYQNQCVNSGKSHYSGTVNGTIHVVVGGAGSHLSGFSQVTPSWSLYKDYDFGFVKLTAFNHSSLLFEYKKSGDGKVYDSFTISRDYRDVLACVHDGCEATTLAS, encoded by the exons ATGCTTGCGAATGTGGGAACAAgttcgaaaaaaaaatggacaccCACAAGCTTCTTCTTCCCAACATCTTCTTGTTCACattggtggtggttgttgttTTGGGCTCCAATTCAGTTTCAGGCCATACTAAAACCGGTAACGAAATCGGCGAGCAGGCGCTTTCGCAAATCGCAATCGAAAAAGCCGTTTACGCGCTCCATGAGTCGGCCTCCGTTAGTGTTCACCCTCGTGTTCTTGGCTTGGAG CTCATCAAACTGTTACGATGCTAATGATTCAGAAGAACAAACTCCGGATTTATGCTCGGCCCCcataaag TACAAATATGTGAATTCCTCCAACTCTCGGTATACAAATACGGGCAAAGCTTCGCTAAAGTTCCAGTTGATCAATCAGCGGGCAGACTTCTCCTTTGCATTATTTACAGGCGGCTTGTCGAAT CCAAAATTGGTGGCAGTTTCAGAGAACATAACGTTTGCAAATCCTAAAGTGCCCCTTTATCCACGCCTTGCCCTAGGGAAGTCTTGGGATGAA ATGACAGTAACCTGGACAAGTGGCTATAATATAGATGAAGCCATCCCTTTTGTTGAGTGGGGTTTTAAAGGGGATCTTCAAAGGCCCTCACCAGCAGGCACATTGACATTTCACCGGAACAGCATGTGTG GCTCACCTGCACGGACAGTTGGCTGGCGGGATCCTGGTTTCATCCACACCAGTTTCTTAAAAGACCTGTGGCCAAACACCAT GTACACTTACAGGATGGGTCATCTATTATCCTCTGGTTCGTACGTCTGGAGCAAGACGTATTCATTCAAATCGTCCCCATATCCTGGCCAAGACTCATTGCAGCGTGTTATAATATTTGGTGACATGGGGAAG GCGGAGCGTGATGGATCGAATGAGTATAGTAATTATCAACCAGGTTCGCTTAACACTACAGACCAACTCATCAAGGACCTAGAGAACATTGACATAGTTTTCCACATAGGAGATATGACGTACTCCAATGGATACATCTCACAGTGGGACCAATTCACATCACAGGTGGAACCCATTGCATCAACTGTACCATATATGGTTGCAAG TGGAAATCATGAGCGTGATTGGCCAAACACAGGTTCCTTCTATGACACTAAAGACTCAGGTGGCGAATGTGGCGTGCTAGCTGAGACCATGTTCTATGTTCCTGCAGAGAACAGAGCTAAGTTTTG GTACCCAACTGATTATGGCATGTTCCACTTCTGCATAGCAGACACTGAGCACGACTGGAGGGAAGGTTCTGAACAGTACAAGTTCATCGAGAGTTGCCTCGCATCAGCAGATAGGCAAAAACAGCCATGGTTGATCTTCGCTGCTCACCGTGTTCTTGGCTATTCTTCTGGCTTGTATTACGGCTTGGAGGGTTCGTTTGAAGAGCCCATGGGAAGGGAAAGCTTGCAGAAGCTCTGGCAGAAGTACAAGGTGGATATGGCATTTTACGGTCACGTTCACAACTATGAAAGAACTTGCCCCATTTATCAG AACCAATGTGTGAACTCAGGAAAATCGCACTACTCGGGCACCGTGAACGGAACTATCCACGTTGTTGTCGGTGGAGCAGGAAGCCACTTGTCAGGGTTCAGCCAAGTAACTCCCAGTTGGAGCCTCTACAAAGATTATGACTTTGGATTTGTAAAATTGACAGCATTTAACCACTCGTCTCTTCTGTTCGAGTACAAGAAGAGCGGAGATGGGAAGGTCTACGATTCGTTCACCATCTCAAGGGACTACCGAGATGTTTTAGCCTGCGTACACGATGGCTGTGAAGCTACTACTTTAGCCTCTTGA
- the LOC131335164 gene encoding probable inactive purple acid phosphatase 27 isoform X2, producing the protein MDTHKLLLPNIFLFTLVVVVVLGSNSVSGHTKTGNEIGEQALSQIAIEKAVYALHESASVSVHPRVLGLEGEDTQWVTVDLEYSEPSENDWVGVFSPATFNSSNCYDANDSEEQTPDLCSAPIKYKYVNSSNSRYTNTGKASLKFQLINQRADFSFALFTGGLSNPKLVAVSENITFANPKVPLYPRLALGKSWDEMTVTWTSGYNIDEAIPFVEWGFKGDLQRPSPAGTLTFHRNSMCGSPARTVGWRDPGFIHTSFLKDLWPNTMYTYRMGHLLSSGSYVWSKTYSFKSSPYPGQDSLQRVIIFGDMGKAERDGSNEYSNYQPGSLNTTDQLIKDLENIDIVFHIGDMTYSNGYISQWDQFTSQVEPIASTVPYMVASGNHERDWPNTGSFYDTKDSGGECGVLAETMFYVPAENRAKFWYPTDYGMFHFCIADTEHDWREGSEQYKFIESCLASADRQKQPWLIFAAHRVLGYSSGLYYGLEGSFEEPMGRESLQKLWQKYKVDMAFYGHVHNYERTCPIYQNQCVNSGKSHYSGTVNGTIHVVVGGAGSHLSGFSQVTPSWSLYKDYDFGFVKLTAFNHSSLLFEYKKSGDGKVYDSFTISRDYRDVLACVHDGCEATTLAS; encoded by the exons atggacaccCACAAGCTTCTTCTTCCCAACATCTTCTTGTTCACattggtggtggttgttgttTTGGGCTCCAATTCAGTTTCAGGCCATACTAAAACCGGTAACGAAATCGGCGAGCAGGCGCTTTCGCAAATCGCAATCGAAAAAGCCGTTTACGCGCTCCATGAGTCGGCCTCCGTTAGTGTTCACCCTCGTGTTCTTGGCTTGGAG GGTGAGGATACTCAATGGGTTACGGTGGATTTGGAGTACTCGGAACCATCGGAGAATGATTGGGTTGGTGTCTTTTCGCCAGCGACGTTCAA CTCATCAAACTGTTACGATGCTAATGATTCAGAAGAACAAACTCCGGATTTATGCTCGGCCCCcataaag TACAAATATGTGAATTCCTCCAACTCTCGGTATACAAATACGGGCAAAGCTTCGCTAAAGTTCCAGTTGATCAATCAGCGGGCAGACTTCTCCTTTGCATTATTTACAGGCGGCTTGTCGAAT CCAAAATTGGTGGCAGTTTCAGAGAACATAACGTTTGCAAATCCTAAAGTGCCCCTTTATCCACGCCTTGCCCTAGGGAAGTCTTGGGATGAA ATGACAGTAACCTGGACAAGTGGCTATAATATAGATGAAGCCATCCCTTTTGTTGAGTGGGGTTTTAAAGGGGATCTTCAAAGGCCCTCACCAGCAGGCACATTGACATTTCACCGGAACAGCATGTGTG GCTCACCTGCACGGACAGTTGGCTGGCGGGATCCTGGTTTCATCCACACCAGTTTCTTAAAAGACCTGTGGCCAAACACCAT GTACACTTACAGGATGGGTCATCTATTATCCTCTGGTTCGTACGTCTGGAGCAAGACGTATTCATTCAAATCGTCCCCATATCCTGGCCAAGACTCATTGCAGCGTGTTATAATATTTGGTGACATGGGGAAG GCGGAGCGTGATGGATCGAATGAGTATAGTAATTATCAACCAGGTTCGCTTAACACTACAGACCAACTCATCAAGGACCTAGAGAACATTGACATAGTTTTCCACATAGGAGATATGACGTACTCCAATGGATACATCTCACAGTGGGACCAATTCACATCACAGGTGGAACCCATTGCATCAACTGTACCATATATGGTTGCAAG TGGAAATCATGAGCGTGATTGGCCAAACACAGGTTCCTTCTATGACACTAAAGACTCAGGTGGCGAATGTGGCGTGCTAGCTGAGACCATGTTCTATGTTCCTGCAGAGAACAGAGCTAAGTTTTG GTACCCAACTGATTATGGCATGTTCCACTTCTGCATAGCAGACACTGAGCACGACTGGAGGGAAGGTTCTGAACAGTACAAGTTCATCGAGAGTTGCCTCGCATCAGCAGATAGGCAAAAACAGCCATGGTTGATCTTCGCTGCTCACCGTGTTCTTGGCTATTCTTCTGGCTTGTATTACGGCTTGGAGGGTTCGTTTGAAGAGCCCATGGGAAGGGAAAGCTTGCAGAAGCTCTGGCAGAAGTACAAGGTGGATATGGCATTTTACGGTCACGTTCACAACTATGAAAGAACTTGCCCCATTTATCAG AACCAATGTGTGAACTCAGGAAAATCGCACTACTCGGGCACCGTGAACGGAACTATCCACGTTGTTGTCGGTGGAGCAGGAAGCCACTTGTCAGGGTTCAGCCAAGTAACTCCCAGTTGGAGCCTCTACAAAGATTATGACTTTGGATTTGTAAAATTGACAGCATTTAACCACTCGTCTCTTCTGTTCGAGTACAAGAAGAGCGGAGATGGGAAGGTCTACGATTCGTTCACCATCTCAAGGGACTACCGAGATGTTTTAGCCTGCGTACACGATGGCTGTGAAGCTACTACTTTAGCCTCTTGA